In Actinoplanes sp. NBC_00393, a single genomic region encodes these proteins:
- a CDS encoding N-acetyltransferase yields MDLDIAPVGDRWELFDELEGLWPEFMTKDPTSSLYYRHYEQLWPEFVLLAVDRSTGQPVAKAHSVPISFDGTIADGLPEAGWDWVVRTAIHDRLTGAKPSIVSALEIAIRRDVRGSGLSSRMLAAMRDNAARLGFTDLVAPVRPSAKTAQITKPIDAYAYEVRPSDDLPVDPWIRVHVRAGGRIVNVAHQSMVITGTLDQWRSWTGLPFTDAGPVEVPGALVPVHCEPAQNQAVYVEPNVWIHHRI; encoded by the coding sequence ATGGACCTGGACATCGCGCCCGTCGGCGATCGCTGGGAGCTCTTCGACGAACTCGAGGGCCTCTGGCCGGAATTCATGACGAAAGACCCCACGTCATCGCTCTACTACCGGCACTACGAGCAGCTCTGGCCAGAGTTCGTGCTGCTCGCGGTCGACCGGTCCACCGGGCAGCCGGTGGCCAAGGCGCACTCGGTGCCGATCTCCTTCGACGGGACCATTGCGGACGGTCTCCCCGAAGCCGGCTGGGACTGGGTGGTCCGGACCGCGATCCACGACCGTCTGACGGGCGCCAAGCCGTCGATCGTCTCCGCCCTGGAGATCGCGATCCGGCGTGACGTGCGGGGCAGCGGCCTGTCCAGCCGGATGCTGGCCGCGATGCGCGACAACGCGGCCCGGCTGGGCTTCACGGACCTGGTCGCGCCGGTCCGGCCGAGCGCCAAGACCGCTCAGATCACCAAACCCATCGATGCGTACGCGTACGAGGTGCGCCCGTCCGACGACCTCCCGGTGGACCCGTGGATCCGGGTCCACGTGCGAGCCGGCGGTCGCATCGTGAACGTGGCCCACCAGAGCATGGTCATCACAGGAACGCTGGACCAGTGGCGGTCCTGGACCGGCCTGCCCTTCACCGATGCGGGCCCGGTCGAAGTGCCGGGTGCGCTGGTCCCGGTCCATTGTGAGCCGGCCCAGAACCAGGCGGTTTACGTAGAACCCAACGTCTGGATCCACCACCGGATCTGA
- a CDS encoding SAM hydrolase/SAM-dependent halogenase family protein, whose protein sequence is MAGYGWISFTTDYGTFDGFVAACHGSIARIAPEVRVIDITHHVPPADVARGAAVLAQTAPCLPESVHLAVVDPGVGTARRGVVLSTPNGLLVGPDNGLLIWAAEALGGVDSAFELSNKDWMLGDVSRTFHGRDVFAPAAARLAAGAPAADAGPEVDSSTLVRLPDPVLSVGDGWIEAEVLTVDRFGNVQLAADGSALTGLGPDLMVNGSVRARRGATFADVNAGELLVFADSADRVAIAVNNGRAVVVLSVRPGDVVRIATR, encoded by the coding sequence ATGGCCGGTTATGGATGGATCAGTTTCACCACCGATTACGGCACGTTCGACGGTTTCGTCGCGGCCTGCCACGGCTCGATCGCGCGCATCGCGCCCGAGGTTCGAGTGATCGACATCACTCATCATGTTCCGCCGGCCGATGTGGCACGGGGTGCGGCCGTGCTGGCGCAGACCGCGCCCTGCCTGCCGGAGTCGGTGCATCTCGCGGTGGTGGATCCCGGCGTGGGCACGGCCCGGCGCGGGGTGGTCCTGTCCACGCCCAACGGTCTGCTGGTCGGGCCGGACAACGGGCTGCTGATCTGGGCGGCGGAGGCGCTGGGTGGGGTGGATTCGGCGTTCGAGCTGAGCAACAAGGACTGGATGCTCGGCGACGTGTCGCGCACGTTCCATGGGCGGGACGTCTTCGCGCCGGCCGCGGCCCGGCTGGCGGCGGGCGCCCCCGCCGCGGATGCCGGTCCCGAGGTGGATTCCAGCACTTTGGTACGGCTACCCGACCCGGTTCTGAGCGTCGGCGACGGCTGGATCGAGGCCGAGGTCCTGACGGTGGACCGGTTCGGCAATGTTCAGTTGGCGGCGGACGGTTCGGCGCTGACCGGCCTCGGCCCGGACCTGATGGTCAACGGCAGTGTCCGGGCCCGGCGCGGGGCCACCTTCGCCGATGTCAACGCGGGCGAGCTGCTGGTCTTCGCGGACTCGGCGGACCGGGTGGCGATCGCGGTCAACAACGGCCGCGCCGTCGTCGTCCTCTCCGTCCGCCCCGGCGACGTCGTCCGCATCGCCACCCGCTGA
- a CDS encoding LLM class F420-dependent oxidoreductase: MRLVIFTEPQQGASHDDLLRVAKAAEDGGYDGFFRSDHYVKMGDVSGLPGPTDAWITLAALAVQTSRIRLGTLVSSATFRLPGPLAIAVAQVDAMSGGRIEFGLGGGWFETEHTAYGIPFPALGERFDRLEEQLEIITGLWATPDGSTYDFTGKHYQLTESPALPKPVQSPLPVIVGGHGKKRTPALAARYAAEFNVPFSKIEDIPAQYERVRAASTAIGRAEPPAFSAAAVLCVGRDDAEVRRRAAAIGREPEEMRTNGGIVGTPAEAVETIHRYAQAGASRLFLQVLDLADLDHVDLVAAEVARQL; the protein is encoded by the coding sequence ATGCGTCTCGTGATCTTCACCGAACCCCAGCAGGGCGCCAGCCACGACGATCTGCTGCGGGTGGCCAAGGCCGCCGAGGACGGCGGATACGACGGATTCTTCCGCTCGGACCACTACGTCAAGATGGGCGACGTGTCTGGTCTGCCGGGACCCACCGACGCGTGGATCACGCTGGCCGCCCTCGCCGTCCAGACCTCCCGGATCCGGCTCGGCACACTGGTCAGCTCGGCCACGTTCCGGCTGCCCGGCCCGCTGGCCATCGCGGTGGCCCAGGTCGACGCGATGAGCGGCGGCCGCATCGAGTTCGGCCTCGGCGGCGGCTGGTTCGAGACCGAGCACACCGCTTACGGCATCCCGTTCCCGGCCCTCGGCGAACGCTTCGACCGCCTCGAGGAACAGCTCGAGATCATCACCGGCCTGTGGGCGACCCCGGACGGCTCCACCTACGACTTCACCGGCAAGCATTACCAGCTCACTGAATCGCCGGCGCTGCCCAAACCGGTGCAGTCCCCGCTGCCCGTCATCGTCGGCGGACACGGCAAGAAGCGCACCCCGGCCCTCGCCGCCCGCTACGCCGCCGAGTTCAACGTCCCCTTCTCCAAGATCGAGGACATCCCGGCCCAGTACGAGCGTGTCCGCGCCGCCAGCACCGCCATCGGCCGCGCCGAGCCGCCCGCCTTCTCCGCCGCCGCCGTACTCTGCGTAGGCCGCGACGACGCCGAGGTCCGCCGCCGGGCCGCAGCCATCGGCCGCGAGCCGGAGGAGATGCGCACCAACGGCGGCATCGTCGGCACGCCGGCCGAAGCCGTGGAAACCATCCACCGGTACGCCCAAGCCGGCGCCTCCCGTCTCTTCCTCCAGGTGCTGGACCTGGCCGACCTCGACCACGTCGACCTGGTCGCCGCCGAGGTGGCCCGCCAGCTCTGA
- a CDS encoding hemerythrin domain-containing protein → MTTTTTTPVDTWEMVLVHRVFRREFRMLPALVRAVAPGDTARAEAIGDHLHNLAGALHHHHTAEDELLWPLLLDRAQMHADLIHRMEAQHDRLHEPLERISELNPRWRATASAADRDELADVIAQASVALDEHLADEEAEILPLVSEHLTHAEWDALGRRGQEAIPKNKLALVFLGSLFEEATPQEKQRFLAQMPPPIRLVWRLVGDRTYRKARDRVRVG, encoded by the coding sequence ATGACGACGACAACCACCACACCGGTCGACACCTGGGAGATGGTGCTCGTGCACCGGGTCTTCCGCCGCGAGTTCCGGATGCTGCCCGCCCTGGTCCGGGCAGTCGCCCCCGGTGACACCGCCCGCGCCGAAGCGATCGGCGACCACCTGCACAACCTGGCCGGCGCCCTGCACCACCACCACACCGCCGAGGACGAACTGCTCTGGCCCCTGCTGCTGGACCGGGCACAGATGCACGCCGACCTGATCCACCGGATGGAGGCGCAACACGACCGGCTGCACGAGCCGCTCGAGCGGATCTCCGAGCTGAACCCGCGGTGGCGCGCCACCGCCTCCGCAGCGGACCGCGACGAGTTGGCCGACGTGATCGCGCAGGCCTCGGTAGCGCTGGACGAACACCTCGCCGACGAGGAAGCAGAAATCCTGCCGCTGGTCAGCGAGCATCTGACCCACGCCGAATGGGACGCCCTCGGCAGACGCGGCCAAGAGGCCATCCCGAAGAACAAGCTGGCCCTGGTCTTCCTCGGCTCGCTCTTCGAGGAGGCGACGCCGCAGGAGAAGCAGCGGTTCCTGGCCCAGATGCCGCCGCCGATCCGGCTGGTCTGGCGCCTCGTCGGCGACCGCACCTACCGAAAAGCACGTGACCGGGTACGCGTCGGCTGA